CGACCAACCCCTTCTCGGCCACGCCCGGGGGGACGATCCCCTTTTTGCCTGGATCAAACAGGACATCGGGCCGGATTTTTTCTGGACGCCGCTTGAGGCCTATCAGGCGGCCTTCCCCGGGGATGCGGCCCAGCCGGAAGAGCTTTCGGTCATCGCCTGGGTGCTGCCCCAGACCGCAGCCACCCGGGCCGCCCAGGCCCGGGCCACCCAGACGCCGAGCCTGGAATGGACCATGGCCCGGCATCACGGCGAGGCGGTCAACGAGGCCTTGCGGCGGTTCGTGGTGGAGCATCTGGCCGGGCGCGGGATTGCGGCCGTGGCCCCGGTGCTTCTGCCGCAGTGGCGAAAGGATCTGTCGGCGCGCTACGGGTTCGCCTCCAGTTGGTCCGAGCGCCACGCCGCCCATGTCTGCGGCTTGGGCTGTTTCGGCCTGTCCGACGGCCTGATCACGGCCCTGGGCAAGGCCGTGCGGGTGGGGTCCGTGGTGGCCCGCATGGTCCTGCCGCCGGTGGCGCGGCCCTACGACCGCCATGACGCCTGGTGTCTGCGGGCCGTGGGCGTAGACTGCCGGGCCTGCATGAAACGCTGTCCGGCCGGGGCCATCACCGAGGCCGGGCACGACAAGGCGGTCTGCCAGGCCTACCTGCGGGAGGTGACGGAACCGTATGTGGCCCGGGAGCAGATGGGTTTCGCCGTGTCCAGTTGCGGGCTGTGCCAGACCGGTGTGCCCTGCGAAAAGACGAACCCCACGGCAAAACGCACACGCCGCGCCGCCAGGGAGTGACCCCCGGGGCGCGGCGTTGCGGCGATGCGCGGCCTTTCGCCAGGCCTAGTGCTGGTGGTCGTGGGCCTCGTGTTCGTGTCCGGCGTGCTCATGGTCGTGGGGGCCGTGTTCGCCTGCGTGGGCATGGTCGTGGGCGGCGTCGGCATGGTCGTGGGGATGCTTGTGCTCATGGACGTGATCGTGGGCATGGGTATGCGCATGGGGATGGGAATGCGTGCCGATGCCCGGATGCTCGTGCTCATGCTCGTGTTGGTGGGTGTGCTCGTGGACATGGTCGTGGCGGTGTTCGTGGTCGCCCTTCATGATATGCCTCCGTGGAGTGTTGTTTTCGTATGGCCTTGGGAAAAACCGTTTCCCGTTGCTTTCAAGATAACCCGTTGTCATTCAAAGTAAATACGGCAATATCATTTTTTTGATATACACAGCTCGGGCAGTATGCAACCGGACATCGCACACTGTGCCCTGCCTTTTGCGAGGCTGAACACGTCCGATTCGATGTTTGGACGTGACGGCCTGCGGCGTGGCATGATCCCGGGGATCAGGCATGCCGCGCGGACATGGCCGAGATACGCCGCATGACGTGTTGCTTAAGTTTTTTTCCGAAGGGCGGCAGGAACGTGAGGATGGAACCTGCCTCCCAAACATTCCCTTTGTATGGAAGTGTAATGCAATTTCGAGCATGTAATGAATGTCGGATTATCGCTTGTCTATGTAGTCTACGATGGCGTTGTTGATGTTTACAGGTTGAAGCTCCTGCACATAGCTCCTTCCGTTCGGTCCATTCGCCAAACTGAGAAAGGGATTTGCTGCAATATCGATGTAGTACAAGAAATCGTTTGCTGACAAGCTGGATCTTCCTGCGAGATAGCTATTGAATCTTTCCTGGTCGATAACGATGGTGTAGCTGTATTTTTGTGAAAACTCTCCAAGGGATGCACCGATGAATTCTGCGAGTTTCGATGTCATTTTCCTTGATGAGCCAGAATTCCTGCTGTTACGGGATCTGACCATGTCGATATCAACCATCGCAGCGAATTTAGTCGAGCTTTCAAGTATATGGGAAATGTCAACGATGGCGACTTTTATTGGAACATTTTTGTTGGTTGGTGTCTGATTGAGGAGGGGGGTACTGTTATTGGTTGGACTGCCGTCGCTTTTTGCATGTGCAATGTCGAGGATTTTTGCAGCCTTCCCTGACTTGTCCCGAACAATTTCAACCAGTTCACCGTTGCGCATTTGCAATTCAAGGGATCCTTTTTGTGAAGGGCAACAGGCAGGATCTTTTGGGCCTCTGAACATTACATCAAGGATAATGGTCTCGTTGGCGATTTTAATGGATTTTAAATGAATCCCACGCGAAGACAATAATACCTGATTGACGTGGTATGCATCTTGATCGTGCGTGATGACACACAAATGTTCTTCGCCATGGTTTGCACCGTCAAAGGCGGATAAAAGGAATGCCCCACCTGTTTTCCCATCGTCAGAGAGTTTCCCAAGGGAGATAAGTTGGATTTCAGAGTCCTGCTTCTCGCCTTTCCCGTTGTTGAATTTTACAAAGCTGTATGGCGCATTTTCAATATAAGTGCCATCCATGAAATGTCCATAAACATGTATTTTGTAGCTCAGATTGTTTATAAGCTGCTTCGATATGGGTTCATTTCCGTCAATGGTGTACGATGTCTGTTCCCAAAAATATCTTCCCACGTCTGGGCGTCCGGCAATGGCCGAATCGGCATTGCAAAATATTAATGTAATCCATGTTAATAAGCAAAAATTTAATGTTGTTTGACGGAAATAGCGTTTCATAGTGTGCTCCTTGGTGTGAAATAGAGATATGATGCTGTGTTTTTTTAAATATACAAATAGGTGTCGGTTGTTATCGTTTAAAATCTAGTATCTTTACTCTGGTTTTGGACGGAAAGCGTTCATGTCGCAGTTGTGTTTGTTTTCGCTGTCATACCTGTCTCGAGCCGCTCCCTGTTTTTCAAGGTTTCGCCGAAGTCTACGGATACTCGGCAGCTCAAGAAAGCAAGCACGTTCTTCAAGAACCCAATGGCTGGGAAATCTGCCCCGTCTATATCTTTCCCGGAGTATACTTGCAAGGATGTTGCCTGTGTCTCCGGGAAATAGAATCTGAGGCGTAAAAATATACAGATTCGGTATTTTCCGAGAGGGCTCGTTTTTACGGGCACAAGCGTGATACCGGAAAAGCTGTACCCAGAGCAAACGGATTTTAATATTTGGTAAATGCCACGAAATATCGTCGCCAGCCTGCGTAATGGCTTGGAAATCGTAGAGAGTTGTCGGGGAGACAGTGCAACAACCAGCCACCGGCGTCGGCACATGGCGCCGCCCCGGCCAGCAAAAGAATCTGCCATGAAATATGAAGCGTATTTCCGCATGTCGGGAGCAAAGAGAGGACGCCGGATGACCACCGGACTTGACATCCCGGCCGCAACCTCCGAGGACAGACCGTACCTGCACAACATGAGCACGTCACGGGTACATGGAGAGAGCATGAAGCACTGTTTCGCCGCCGTCATTCCCGCCGCCGGGCTGTCTTCCCGGCTTCCGGCCTTCAAGCCCCTTTTGCCCCTGGGAGACGCCTCCACCCTGGGACGGGTGGTGCGGGCCTGCCGTCAGGCAAAGATTCGCGAGATCATCGTGGTCACCGGGCACCGGGCTGCCGAGGTCGGGGCCGAGGCCGTGCGGCTGGGAGCCCGCGCCGTGCACAACCCCGATTTTTTACGCGGCATGTTTTCCTCGGTGTGCGCCGGGCTGGCCGCCGTGTCCGGCGACGCGCAGGGCGTGTTCGTCCATCCCGTGGACATTCCCCTGGTCCGCTCTCATGTGCATATGCGGCTTACGGACCGCTTCGCCAGCTCCCCCGCGCCGGTCCTTTTCCCCACATACGGCGGGCGCAGGGGGCATCCGCCGCTTCTGCGGGCCGCGATGATCCCCGAGGTGCTGGCCTGGGACGGGGACGGCGGGCTTTGCGGGGCGCTTACCGCCCTGGACGGCGAGGATGTGGAGGTGGCCTGCGCCCAGATCCATTTCGACATGGACGACGACGCGGCCTATTTCAAGGCCCTGGGACTTTTGGCCCGCCTGGATGTGCCAGGCCCCGACGAGGCCCGGATCATGCTCACCTCCTATTTCGGCGTGCCGCCGCGCGGCCGCGCCCATGCCGAGGCCGTGGCCCGGGCGGCGGTGGCCCTGGCCCGGGCCCTGAACCGCCTGGGGGCCGGACTCGACGTGCGGCTGGTGGAGTCGGCGGCCCTTTTGCACGACCTGGCCAAGGGCCGACCGCAGCACGAGGCCGAGGGAGGCCGGGAGCTTCTGCGGCTGGGGTTCCCGATCCTGGCGGACATCGTGGCCTGCCACCGGGATACCAACCTTGGCGAGACCGACCCCTTGACTGAAAAAGAGATCGTCTATCTGGCGGACAAGCTGGTGCGTTGCGACCGCTTTGTAGGCCTGGAGGCCAGGTTCCGGGAGAAGCTGGACATGTTCGAGGGCGACGCCGCCGCCCAGACGGCCATACGCGGCCGCCGCCAGCGGGCCCGGGGCGTGTTGGCCCGGGTGGAGCGCGAGGCGGGCATGGATGCGGCGGCCATCCTGTCCCTGGCCGGGATGGTCGTGGGGGCGGGCGAGGCGGGCGGGGCGTGCGCCGGGTAAGGGTGTGGCTTTTCCGGCACGGGGAGTTGCCCCAGGTTTCCCCGCGCCGGTTCGTGGGCCAGTCGGACATCGCCCTGTCGGAGGCCGGACGGCGGCAGGCCGGGTATTGGGCCTCGGCCTTGGCCCGGATTCCCTTTGCCCTGGCCGTGGCCTCGGACCTCTCCCGCTGCCTGGAGACGGCCCGGATCATGCTTGCGGGCCGCGACATTTTCTTGCGCCGGGAACCCCGGCTGCGCGAGATCGCGCTCGGGGACTGGGAGGGGCTGACCGTGGCCGGGGTGCGGGAACGGTTTCCCGGACATTACGAGGCCAGGGGGGCGGATCTGGCCGGGTTCCGTCCGAGCGGGGGCGAGAGCTTCGCCGACGTGCAGGCCCGGGCCGGGGCGGCCCTGGAGGCCCTCATTTCCGAGGCTGGCCAGGTTCGGGAGGCCGGGGGGGCGGATGCGGCCTTGGGCGACCGGGACGGAGGCTGGGCCGAGGTGCTGGCCGTGGCCCACGGCGGGGTCAACCGTACGCTGTTGTGCGGGCTGTTGGACATGCCCCTGGGAAATCTCTTCCGTCTGGGCCAGGACTACGGCTGCCTCAACCTGCTGGAATTTACGGACGGCGGCCCGGGCGTGGCGGCCGTGAACATCCGGCCCGAATCGGCGTTCGGCCCGGTCTGAGCCCCGTAGGGATCGGTCACAGGACAAGTTCCATGCGCAGGCAGTCCCGGGGCAGGGTGTAGCGGTCGTCGGGACAGCATTCCGCCACCCGGAACCCGGCTTTCTCGTACATGGCCCGCGATGCGGGCAGGTTGTCCACGGTCCACAAAAAAATTCCGGCAAAACCGTGTTCCCGGCTCCAGGAAAGCCCCCGGCGCAGCATGGCCTTGCCCGCTCCCCGGCGATGGCAGGCCGGGTCCACGATGACGAAGCGCATCTGGGCCCAGCCTGGGCGGGCCGTGCGGCCGACCATGGCCAGGGAGCCGATCATGGCCTCGCCCAGATGGGCGGTGACCAGCAGGTCGTGGGCTACGTCGTAGCCTTCCAGAAATTCGCCCACCTCTCGGGCGATCAACAGCTCAAACGGCGCGCCCGAGCCCCATTCCCCGGCATAATACCGGCCGTGCAACTCCACGATGCGGCCCACCGCCCCGGGCTCGTAGCCCTCGCGCAATTCCACCTTTCGCGTCGAATCCATTGCTTCCTCCCGATAACGTCTCGTGGCGCGTCCCCTGGAAAATACGGTTTTTTATCCATGCTCATGCGTTCACGTTTTTGTCCGCAGAAAGCCTTGTGCGCTTTTCACGGACGCGAGTTAGCCGACATAGGGCCGGGCGGACTCC
Above is a genomic segment from Desulfolutivibrio sulfodismutans DSM 3696 containing:
- a CDS encoding 4Fe-4S ferredoxin — protein: MRRIVEGVNRWMSDRTHNALFPGSDQPAFDQPLLGHARGDDPLFAWIKQDIGPDFFWTPLEAYQAAFPGDAAQPEELSVIAWVLPQTAATRAAQARATQTPSLEWTMARHHGEAVNEALRRFVVEHLAGRGIAAVAPVLLPQWRKDLSARYGFASSWSERHAAHVCGLGCFGLSDGLITALGKAVRVGSVVARMVLPPVARPYDRHDAWCLRAVGVDCRACMKRCPAGAITEAGHDKAVCQAYLREVTEPYVAREQMGFAVSSCGLCQTGVPCEKTNPTAKRTRRAARE
- a CDS encoding DVU_1551 family NTP transferase — its product is MTTGLDIPAATSEDRPYLHNMSTSRVHGESMKHCFAAVIPAAGLSSRLPAFKPLLPLGDASTLGRVVRACRQAKIREIIVVTGHRAAEVGAEAVRLGARAVHNPDFLRGMFSSVCAGLAAVSGDAQGVFVHPVDIPLVRSHVHMRLTDRFASSPAPVLFPTYGGRRGHPPLLRAAMIPEVLAWDGDGGLCGALTALDGEDVEVACAQIHFDMDDDAAYFKALGLLARLDVPGPDEARIMLTSYFGVPPRGRAHAEAVARAAVALARALNRLGAGLDVRLVESAALLHDLAKGRPQHEAEGGRELLRLGFPILADIVACHRDTNLGETDPLTEKEIVYLADKLVRCDRFVGLEARFREKLDMFEGDAAAQTAIRGRRQRARGVLARVEREAGMDAAAILSLAGMVVGAGEAGGACAG
- a CDS encoding histidine phosphatase family protein — translated: MRRVRVWLFRHGELPQVSPRRFVGQSDIALSEAGRRQAGYWASALARIPFALAVASDLSRCLETARIMLAGRDIFLRREPRLREIALGDWEGLTVAGVRERFPGHYEARGADLAGFRPSGGESFADVQARAGAALEALISEAGQVREAGGADAALGDRDGGWAEVLAVAHGGVNRTLLCGLLDMPLGNLFRLGQDYGCLNLLEFTDGGPGVAAVNIRPESAFGPV
- a CDS encoding GNAT family N-acetyltransferase, whose product is MDSTRKVELREGYEPGAVGRIVELHGRYYAGEWGSGAPFELLIAREVGEFLEGYDVAHDLLVTAHLGEAMIGSLAMVGRTARPGWAQMRFVIVDPACHRRGAGKAMLRRGLSWSREHGFAGIFLWTVDNLPASRAMYEKAGFRVAECCPDDRYTLPRDCLRMELVL